The Malus sylvestris chromosome 3, drMalSylv7.2, whole genome shotgun sequence genomic sequence GAatgatttctgggttttgggatTTTAAGGATGCAAGTTgcagggagagagaagagagagatgcaagagagaaagaggataaaaagagggttgggttttggttttttgttttttttgtttttttttaatttttaatatgtaattaatttttttaaatatttaattaattttttaattaaaaaatgggtCTCGTCTCTGgccatgtcagcatttaacaaaaaaaagtaatagAAAAATTGACGGAGGtctgacattggcacaaattcgtaagatgaggtatgacattatcaattttaaaaaatgaggTATGAAAATGTCGTGGCACCAATAGTTAAGgtattttttgtactttacccaaaaaaaaaaatcttaaaaccTCTAATTTTAAAGTATCACTTGAATATAAAACattgttatataataaaattgtaaaaagggtaaatcgccaagatggtccatgagatttgcataactcatcactttggtccctgagattccaaattgataaaagtggtccctgagattgtccaccattcatcattttggtcattccattaaaaactccgttagGTGTCCTAGAGCTCTTGGtcagaagtttgggcaattttcaaagcttcgtaactcaatcgtttcttaaccaaattcgacctataatatatcaaaatgaagataggaaagtgtagaataagattatacctatttcaaagcccaatggttTCTGGAAAtggtcggaaaatagcctcaaaggtgactggtccgagtgaaaacttgaaaattcgccGGAAACtaagtaaactttaaacgttcataacttcttcaatacttaacgaaatcaagtgattcaaaaagtaaaatcatacttctcgacaagacgaagagaatggtaccttttgtTATGGCTAACTCGCCatggtttggccagaaaatggcttgaaagtggctgtcttggtctatagttagccactttcgagtcattttccggccaaaccacgactatTTAGCTAtctaaaaaggtaccattctcttcgtttcatgaagaagtatgatttttgtttttgaatcacttgattttgttgagtattggagaagttatgaacgtttaaaatttgcctagtttccagcgagttttcaagttttcactcggaccagtcaactttgaggctatttttcaACCATCTTTGGCGACCATTGGGcttcgaaataggtataatcttattctacacttttctatcttcattttgatatattatgggtcgaatttggttaagaaacaattgagttacgaagatttgaaaattgcccaaacttccggccaagagctctagGACACCtaatggagtttttaacggaatgatcaaaatgatggatggtggacaatctcagggaccagttttatcgatttggaatctcaggaaccaaagtgatgagttatgcaaatctcatggaccattttgacgATTTACCCTTTTATGATAGACTACACCACTCAACGCCTTGATTCACTTAGTTGGTGAACTCTTGTCCAAACCTGTAAAATCCTTGCATAATGACAAAAATGACATTGTAGATCAATGTTCAACGGAAAGTATCCAAAACTATTAGGTATGAATATGTGTACAATTAGTTTACTATATCGTCCATGTGTGATGAACATGTCATTAATATTTAATagaatatcatcgatatttgaTTGATGTGTAATCAATATTTaattaggaaaattaatgaaaattgtttgaaaattttgagttttaacaataagaataaaataaagagtaaagtgaatagtactagatttgactttttaatataaaaaaatgatttttcgttaaagtgacttttcgttaaaactctctatTTAATTTTGTGGGTTCAACCattatgatttgattttaaaCTGATTtatcaaatttctttttataaaaaaatattattcataataaaaatgTACTGGTGTCGGTGAAAACTGTACGGCACCCTACCTCTCAAGGTCAAGGTTGTGTTCATATGGTTCAATAGGTGCCGCGTTGTCGAGCGCCGGTGGTAGAAAAACTGAAAGAGATGGGAAAGCGCGATAAGAAACCGAGACACCAGCAAAGGAGAGCTGCCTTCCACTACACTGAGGAAGACGATGGCGACGGTGATTATGAAGGTCACTCCGCTTCCAAGCTCACTGTTtccgaagaagaagaggaggaggaggaggcggcggcggaggaggaggtTGCCGGAGAAGAGGTTGCTGATGAATACCCATCAACTGATATGCCCTCAAAGTTTCTTCTTTATCAACAATCTGTACAGGTTCGGCCCATTCACTGTTGTTTTACTAACCCCATGTTTGGTAGCTGAGAAAATATGCGaaaatcttaaaaaataaaaataaaaaatgccaTACATTTTGATAGGAAACTGGAAAAACTTACAAGTAAACCCAATTCATGTGAACCTGGTATATCTATTGTACAAAATATTTGaagttgtttttgtttctgatCTTTACTTGCAAGTAAACCCAAATGAATGGTTTTATGTGGATTTTCAAGAGGCGGTTTGATATGTGATTAATTTGAAGTTTATATTATGTGCAGTCGCCGAAAGGAGACATAAGCTATTTGCAGAAGTTCTTTTTGATGTATGTGGGTGGGAGGTTACCTCTCCATCTCCAAGAAGATTTCTGTGGCACTGCACTCCTTAGGTACATTGCTATCCTTTTTATACATATCTGAACAGAGGTTTGAAAGTAGTTTTTGGATATTTGTATTCTAACTGGAAGCTTTACTGTTGCTTTTTGATGCCTTTTGTTGCCATAGGTTTCTCCTAaagattgtttgtttatttttattaaaacgtCAATCGCCAGTTCTAGTATGTGCGGTTAGTTTCCATAACGGAAGCTGTAgcagttgaaatttgattcacaGCTCCAGTTGTCATACTGAATGAAATACAGAGATTTAGTTAAAAGAAGAGGTGGTGGTTCTACAACCTAATTGGCCTTCGTTATGTTGTCAGGGTTATAAATATGCACAATTGTACATGTTCGAGCTTCTTCTAGCTATGATAAAATAACTATTTCAGCGGATAGGCTATAGACttattttgtattatatttTAGGTATCTATTGACACTGGAGATGCAAATAGGCGAGTACATAAGTAAAAAGCAATTAAGTTCTCAGTCACAGTTTCAAGCACAGTATAAGGACCTAATGCAAACTATGTGGTTGACAGTGCAGAATGGCTCCGGACTGACCCGAGAAGGACTGCTGTAGGGTTGGATTTGGACCCTGAAGCGCTAAACTGGTGCTTGGAGAACAACATAAACAAAGTTGGGTCTGATGGATATTCCAGAATATCCCTCTTTCACGGGAATGTCTTACAACCTCTTGAGGCCAAACTAATTAAGTCTGAGGCTGAGGAGCAGATGAGAAACATTTCACTCAGTGAGAACGGAGATGGTTTGGAGAGTGATGGATTGGAATCTACTCTTCAAGAGAGCTCTTCTTCCTCACATGATGAGAAGTACTTGAGCAACCATCCGTTGCCTGCTAGAGACATTGTGTGTGCTTTTAACTACAGCTGTTGTTGTCTCCATCAACGTGCTGAACTGGTTCTGTATCTCAAGCATGCTCTTGCTGTCTTGTCAAAGAAAGGTGGAATATTTGTAATGGATTTGTACGGCGGTACATCCTCAGAGTGCAAGCTAAGGCTTCAAAGAAGATTTGCCAATTTTACGGTACAAAACTTCATTTCAAATACGTCTTACTTATTGTTGCATTATTTGCACTTCATCAGAATCGCAGTGTTTGTGTGTGGTGTAAgatgaaagcaaaagaaaacaatatgaaacagaGGCCAATAAGCCATATGTATACGACATATATTAGTGGAATCCTCTGTGCTAGATGTCCCAACTTTCTTACGCTTCAGATGCACCACTGATTTACCAACCAATAGGTACCAACTGATaggcaaggaagaaaaaaaacaaaaaaacaaaagtaccCAAATTTTGGACAACTCAATCAATCGGTGAAACTGGCTGATCGACTACAGCCGTGTCCTGACGTCCTCAGAGAGATGAACAATGCATGTatctatgtatatgtatattttttgttttgagaaaatttTACAGTGTTTTAGGTTTCCACTTTAGTATCTACATAAATGCAGACTATTAAAACTAAGCATGTGTTATGTTCATTAAGTGTATTCATGTTCAGCTTCTGAGAGTTGTGCTACTAGTCCTCCTAACCCGACTTGGGATCATTAAATCACTTCTCGTTCTCCAACCTTGTTGTGCTTCACAAGAAACCCATCCCTGGAGCCCAAGGTCGGTCCTCCTTTTTTCGTCCTCCCATTTAATGGAGGGTGGGTCATCTGTAAAAGGCAACAAGctagtttaaaatatttcatAGGAAGCTGAATATAGGTTTTAGAATATGGCCTTTTATCTGCTGAAGAATATCTAGGGACCTAAGTTTATGTGATGGTCTCACCTCTATGACGCAGAGCAGATCGAATCTTATGAAATAACTTGCAAATATGTCTCTCGTATTTATTTAAAGTTCTATTGGCTTTTGCAGTATGTTTGGGAGCAAGCTGAATTTGATATAATTGAGCGCAAGACAAGAATTAGCCTCCATTTCCATCTCAAAAAACAGCAGAAGAAAATTCGACATGCATTTTCATACAGCTGGAGGCTGTAAGTCGTTATGTTTTTCCAGTTATAACTTAatgataatattttgtatttctgGTAAATTCTGAATTATTGAGAGACAACTGCTCATTTGCCCCAGGTGGTCTCTGCCGGAGATCAAGGACTGCATGGAAGAGGCAGGCTTTAAGTCTGTCCATTTTTGGCTGAGGAAGATGCAAGACAGCGGAGAAATCCGAAGAACAGAGGGTTTTGGTGTTGGGCGAGACATAAAATAtgaagaggtgaaacattttcagCAACATGATTCATGGAATGCATACATCGTAGGTGTTGCATAGCTCCATGCATAAGGTAGGTTTCACATCGAGCTTGGATTGAATATCTACCCCGACCAAAAGAGCCATAGTTTTCGACTAAGTAGGTGTTAAGCTGTTTTTGAAAGTTATGAACCTACTTTCCATTTGTATGCTTCAAACGTTTGCTTGCAGTATTCACTCTGTGCTCTCACTGCTAAAGTCGATCACTGCTAACTCAGGGTAGACTGAAAAGAGCTTAGGTCTGGCAGTCTTTTACAAGTTAGGGAAGAATACCAGAATTGACATTTTGTTTTACTCCACGTACGAACATGTCCATTTTGTTACATGTTACTGTTAACTTAATTTCACAGTTCACGTTGATTACCCAAAAAATGTTCACAGTTAACGTCGTTATGTAATTTATCGTTGTGGACACCTTGCATCAAATTATGAAAACCTGATGTATATACTTTTCTGTGATTCCTAATCAAAGTcgaaagaaaatgagaaataTATCTGTGATGGCTTGGAGGTGTATTTTGGATTCCAACCTTTGCCCAAAAACTACAAATCAGATTAAGTTAGTACAAATTAACATTTACAATGTTACTACGTTCCGACATGGCACGAACCGCGGGAGTTTCCGTCACCGGAGAATCTCTGCCGAGCTCCCAAATCGCCCTTCGATTTTGAACGATGTGCTTCTCCTGGATTTGGAATTTTGGAAGATGGGGGTGACCGGAGAGAGACGGAATCCAGGATTAtgtatttggtttttaatttctttatttgtttttatgaattttgtCAGACAAaagatattatttttataaaatttgtgaCAATAGTACATTATTGGACTTGGACTTGTGGACTCTATGTATGCCTTATCAGCATAATAACAGAGGTATCGATGAAATCTTAGCAAATATTGATGTCGACAGTGAAAGTTGAGGACCAAATTGATCGATTTTGAAACTCAATGATCAAAATAAAGAGATAGATCAATTTTAGAAACTAtttgcaagaaaaattaaaaatgattttcacaCTCGTTTTGTCCTCTTGAATACGGGTGTAAATGAGCTGAGCTGAGACAAATACCAAGTTGCTTAAGCTCGGCTTAGATGATACTATTTGTGTTCAAGCTCAGCAGCACAAGTTCGAAAAAAGCTCGTAATTGCAAACTCGAGCTCAactaggataattttttttcaagctcgttttgttgaaaaattaaaaatgattttcacaCTCGTTTTGTCCTCTTGAATACGGGTGTAAATGAGCTGAGCTGAGACAAATACCAAGTTGCTTAAGCTCGGCTTAGATGATACTATTTGTGTTCAAGCTCAGCAGCACAAGTTCGAAAAAAGCTCGTAATTGCAAACTCGAGCTCAactaggataattttttttcaagctcgttttgttgaaaaattaaaaatgattttcacaCTCGTTTTGTCCTCTTGAATACGGGTGTAAATGAGCTGAGCTGAGACAAATACCAAGTTGCTTAAGCTCGGCTTAGATGATACTATTTGTGTTCAAGCTCAGCAGCACAAGTTCGAAAAAAGCTCGTAATTGCAAACTCGAGCTCAactaggataattttttttcaagctcgttttgttgaaaaattaaaaatgattttcacaCTCGTTTTGTCCTCTTGAATACGGGTGTAAATGAGCTGAGCTGAGACAAATACCAAATTGCTTAAGCTCGGCTTAGATGATACTATTTGTGTTCAAGCTCAGCAGCACAAGTTCGAAAAAAGCTCGTAATTGCAAACTCGAGCTCAactaggataattttttttcaagctCGTTTGTAAACAAAACATGAACTTTTCATTGAAACTCAACTCATTCTTTAAACAAGCTCGAAAAattgaaaccgaaccgaaacttgattttcttttggtttcttttttttttttttttagttaggTTTTGTTCAGTTCAGTTTccgttattttattttattttataaaacttgATCTTTTCTTAATAAGAAATTTAGAAAAGAGGCTTGCATTGatagactaataataagaaaatgaggAAAGTGGGAATGTAGTTGTACATATACAAGATCATATAAACCAATTCTATTCTATCAACAACCTCAATTACAGTGAAAAATGATCACCGTATCCAttccaaaagaaaacaaatagaGAAGTTTTTCCAAGTTCCAAAGCTTTCCAATCCTTTCTTCTATAACCAATAGAATATTCTCCCTAATTAAACCAACAAATGGAATATTCTCCCTAATTAAACCAAGTATGCTCATTGAAAAAGCACCAGGCTTAGTTTCAAACTTGGCAACAAAGTTTCACAAAAGAAACATAATGGGCATACATTCATAAAGTGTAAAGGAATTCGATTTGGTTTGGTTCgatattttttagttttcgattttttgaactcACCCCTACTTATGTTTAGGTcgatttaatttcataaaaacCTAACAAAATAAACATAATAACAAGCCATTGATTTGAATTATGCAAAAGTATCTGGCCTAAATAATAAGTTAATACTTTCAAATAATTGCAATCCAATTTAAAAAGATACGAGCTCCGCACAAGAATTATTGACCCAACATATCAAAAGCTCAAGCTCGGCTCATTTTTCAAACGAGCCTAGTATATTGTCAAAGCTCAATTCGTTTAATATACGAACTGAACTTGAACGAGCTAAAAACGAGCCAAACACTAGTTAAACCAGAACTGTTCCTCCATTTATTTCCACCTTGGATTAAAtaaagcaaaaggaatggaaaaTAATTCTCACTGGATCCTTTTCCTAGGATTTCGCAATCGTGTCCATTTATTCTATATCATaagatcagaaatcatttaaaatttaaaatttaaaattcaaatataaatagtaatTAACGAAAAATTAATCGTACTATTTATGATGAACAGACACGATTTAGAATcctaggaaaaggatcctgATCCTCCCCAAGATCCTTTTCCaaagaaaataaacataaatacaaataaacatgagtatttatcaaatatagccaaatattagcccttaatttcaaaaatgtcagtttttataaaaactttcaaatatatccaaaatatcAATAGACACAAATGCCCTTAAACtttaaaaccaaataaattagaaaaaccaaaaccctattaGATTGATATTTTGGACAACAAAACCTAAAAAATGGTGGAGATATAGTGAAGGCATCGGCTACTGTGGAGACTTTGTGCAACCCTAAACGTACAAAGGTGAGTGTAGATGGTTAAGTTTTTCATTCTTCCTAGTCTAtgttttctctttgtttttgtagttTCTTTGTTCGATTGAATTTTATTGAAGAACGAACTGTCAATTTTtgtaaaattagaaaaattaggTTTCTTGTGTCAATGGAAGATTGACAGATCTAATTGTTTTTGCCAATCAGTTAGAGGCAAAGCTAATAGTTCTTCAATGCATATttgaaaaattagggtttacgGAATAAAGTTTTTCCAATTAGGGTTCACGGAataaagtttttctttttatgtttttattcatCTTACGTTGGTTTGGTAAgcaatattaatttaattattttcaatgCGTAAAAGTGGAAGTTAACTTCCAGAGTAGCACCTTAATCAATAAGGTCCTTCTTCCATTGCTCAAATGCATGATGCTTTGTGTATATATTAACGCCCATCCTTTCTCATGATTAAGTCCAGTTTTCACAACACCCTCTTGTTttgcacatatatatatcaatcTTAGGTGTGTCTAtatatcactttttttttcttattgtttttgtttatatttcagGACAATGTCTAGTTTGACAATTTTAGTGAACTATGGTGGGAGGTGGGCTGACTCAACGTACAAAAATTGCAAAACGAAAGGATTACTTGTTTCAGACAAAATTACATTTGCAGAGCTTCAAAAGAAAGTACATGGTATTGTGAATGTGGACCCAAATGAGTATGAGATAAGTATGAAAGTTATATATAACGCAATGGAAACTACATGGCCTGCAGATAtagttgatgatgatgatgatgtgagGGCATTTATTTTTGAAAACCTTTCGAGGTCTTGGAAGATTCCCTTGTGTGTTACATTAAAGCAGAAAGTATTTTCTTCAGAAGATAATGATGACCCAGTACAAACAGGTCTTAACTTTGTTACTCAA encodes the following:
- the LOC126615454 gene encoding uncharacterized protein LOC126615454 yields the protein MGKRDKKPRHQQRRAAFHYTEEDDGDGDYEGHSASKLTVSEEEEEEEEAAAEEEVAGEEVADEYPSTDMPSKFLLYQQSVQSPKGDISYLQKFFLMYVGGRLPLHLQEDFCGTALLSAEWLRTDPRRTAVGLDLDPEALNWCLENNINKVGSDGYSRISLFHGNVLQPLEAKLIKSEAEEQMRNISLSENGDGLESDGLESTLQESSSSSHDEKYLSNHPLPARDIVCAFNYSCCCLHQRAELVLYLKHALAVLSKKGGIFVMDLYGGTSSECKLRLQRRFANFTYVWEQAEFDIIERKTRISLHFHLKKQQKKIRHAFSYSWRLWSLPEIKDCMEEAGFKSVHFWLRKMQDSGEIRRTEGFGVGRDIKYEEVKHFQQHDSWNAYIVGVA